The following are encoded together in the Zingiber officinale cultivar Zhangliang chromosome 8A, Zo_v1.1, whole genome shotgun sequence genome:
- the LOC122011637 gene encoding chlorophyllase-1-like, with amino-acid sequence MATVFDLGKFSVKTVAKDSDRRASSPSRSLLVVTPCEAGTYPIALFLHGFLLNVSSYLQILRHIASHGFILVAPQLFTILPSSPEEDIAAAASVCDWLPEGLQSLLPEGVTADLARLGLSGHSRGGHAAFALALGHAKTSLKFSALIGVDPVAGSERWNQVSPEILTFVPSSFALDLPVLVIGTGLGSQRRNLLSPPCAPEGFNHHDFYRESRPTCYHLVAKDFGHLDMLDDGASPMQKMACRRGYEGGRDAMRRTTAGVMTAFLKAYLRGEGADLDAIVRNPGLAPTTLDPVESRRKPVRAGIITSRL; translated from the exons ATGGCAACAGTATTCGATCTCGGTAAGTTTAGCGTTAAAACGGTGGCAAAGGATTCCGACAGGAGGGCCTCTTCTCCTTCCAGATCACTTTTAGTCGTCACTCCCTGCGAAGCGGGAACGTACCCTATCGCCCTCTTTCTCCATGGCTTCTTGCTCAACGTCTCATCTTACCTTCAAATTCTTCGTCATATTGCCTCTCATGGCTTTATCCTTGTAGCGCCACAG ttGTTTACCATTTTACCATCGTCGCCGGAGGAAGACATCGCCGCCGCGGCCTCTGTCTGCGACTGGCTGCCAGAGGGCCTGCAGTCCTTGCTCCCGGAGGGCGTCACCGCGGACCTTGCCCGACTTGGGCTCTCCGGCCATAGCCGCGGCGGCCACGCCGCCTTCGCTCTGGCCCTCGGCCACGCCAAGACCAGTCTCAAGTTCTCCGCTCTCATCGGCGTCGACCCTGTCGCCGGCTCCGAGAGGTGGAACCAGGTCTCGCCCGAGATCCTCACCTTTGTGCCTTCCTCCTTCGCCCTCGACCTCCCGGTCCTCGTCATCGGCACCGGGCTCGGGAGCCAGAGGAGGAACCTGTTGTCCCCGCCGTGCGCGCCGGAGGGCTTCAACCACCACGATTTCTACCGGGAGAGCCGGCCGACGTGCTACCACTTGGTGGCAAAAGACTTTGGACACCTCGACATGTTGGACGACGGCGCCTCGCCGATGCAGAAGATGGCGTGCAGGAGGGGCTACGAGGGAGGCAGGGACGCAATGAGGAGGACGACGGCCGGAGTTATGACAGCGTTCCTTAAGGCTTATTTGCGCGGCGAGGGAGCCGACCTCGACGCCATCGTCAGGAATCCTGGACTCGCCCCGACGACGCTCGATCCGGTTGAGTCCCGCCGGAAACCGGTTCGCGCAGGCATTATTACATCCAGACTTTAG